From the Polyangiaceae bacterium genome, one window contains:
- a CDS encoding lysophospholipid acyltransferase family protein → MSGESKSLCRKASNIRDENVKNQRARPGPSSDAVTNPALGIYTYAEFFGCAVGFLPCMAMSKLRHRKDPTQRRPGRWMRRFGRVTSRLTPVWRFSTDGPTPTDIFERGYVVISNHESTADPFLLSFLPWDMRWVAKEEIFKLPLIGWLMQCSGDIPLRRGERNSVEEMMAQCRDTLRAGMPVMMFPEGTRSPDGNLLPFKDGAFRLAIEAGVPILPVAIAGTRTCRPKGSLWFGTARAHARVLDPIETTGMTLDDLPRLRQQARTRIERALPAVRQHVGLVPLAPAPSPQVSQPQAHG, encoded by the coding sequence ATGTCCGGGGAAAGCAAGAGCCTATGCCGCAAAGCGTCGAACATCCGTGACGAAAACGTGAAGAACCAACGGGCCAGACCTGGGCCAAGCTCGGACGCTGTGACGAACCCTGCCCTCGGGATCTACACCTACGCGGAGTTCTTCGGCTGTGCAGTCGGCTTCTTGCCCTGCATGGCGATGTCGAAGCTCCGGCACCGCAAGGACCCCACTCAGCGCCGTCCGGGCCGCTGGATGCGACGCTTCGGTCGCGTCACTTCACGACTGACGCCAGTGTGGAGGTTCTCTACGGACGGGCCGACGCCCACGGACATCTTCGAGCGCGGCTACGTCGTGATCTCGAATCACGAGTCCACGGCAGACCCGTTCCTGCTGTCTTTCCTGCCCTGGGACATGCGCTGGGTCGCCAAGGAAGAGATCTTCAAGCTGCCCCTCATTGGTTGGCTGATGCAGTGCAGCGGTGACATTCCGCTGCGGCGCGGCGAGCGCAACAGCGTGGAAGAGATGATGGCGCAGTGTCGAGACACGCTCCGGGCAGGCATGCCGGTGATGATGTTTCCCGAGGGGACGCGCTCACCCGACGGCAATCTCTTGCCCTTCAAAGATGGCGCGTTTCGCTTGGCGATCGAAGCAGGTGTTCCAATCTTGCCCGTGGCCATCGCGGGCACGCGAACCTGTCGGCCAAAAGGTTCGCTGTGGTTCGGGACGGCGCGGGCGCATGCCCGAGTTCTCGATCCGATCGAAACCACGGGCATGACTCTCGACGACTTGCCGCGACTCCGCCAGCAAGCGCGAACCCGCATCGAACGCGCGCTGCCTGCAGTGCGACAACACGTCGGACTCGTGCCCTTGGCCCCAGCGCCATCACCACAGGTAAGCCAGCCCCAAGCGCACGGGTAG